In Streptomyces sp. NBC_01408, one DNA window encodes the following:
- a CDS encoding ABC transporter ATP-binding protein, which yields MIEAVGLTKRFGVKTAVDQLSFQVRPGHVTGFLGPNGSGKSTTMRMIVGLDRPTSGHVTINGRPFRELPNAQRHVGALLDAKAVHGGRRARTHLLSIAQLSGIPERRVDEVLAVVGLQDVARQRAKGFSLGMGQRLGIATALLGDPQVLLFDEPVNGLDPEGILWVRNLMRQLATEGRTVFVSSHLMSEMALTADHLIVIGRGRLLADMGTQEFITHNSAGFARVRAADTDPDGRDTLGATLTKAGGRVLQEPDGALRVTGLELPRISDLAHEAGVRLWELSPHRASLEEAYMRMTQSSVEYTSSDDPRAELWEPEPLSVPAWEEEPQAPEVPQSGFYAPPPPGAGGQPFLMPSSPGELAGAAQNNPEDAR from the coding sequence ATGATCGAGGCAGTCGGACTGACGAAGCGCTTCGGCGTGAAGACCGCCGTCGACCAGTTGTCCTTCCAGGTCAGGCCGGGGCACGTCACCGGATTCCTGGGGCCCAACGGCTCCGGGAAATCCACCACCATGCGCATGATCGTCGGCCTCGACCGGCCCACGTCCGGTCATGTCACGATCAACGGCCGCCCCTTCCGGGAGCTGCCGAACGCCCAGCGGCACGTCGGGGCCCTGCTCGACGCCAAGGCCGTCCACGGCGGCCGCCGGGCCCGTACCCACCTCCTGTCCATCGCGCAGCTCTCCGGGATCCCGGAGCGGCGGGTGGACGAGGTGCTGGCCGTGGTCGGCCTCCAGGACGTCGCCCGCCAGCGCGCGAAGGGCTTCTCGCTCGGCATGGGGCAGCGGCTCGGCATCGCCACCGCCCTGCTCGGGGACCCGCAGGTGCTCCTGTTCGACGAGCCGGTCAACGGGCTCGACCCCGAGGGGATCCTCTGGGTCCGCAACCTCATGCGGCAGCTCGCCACCGAGGGCCGCACCGTCTTCGTCTCCTCGCACCTCATGAGCGAGATGGCCCTGACCGCCGACCACCTGATCGTGATCGGCCGGGGGCGGCTGCTGGCCGACATGGGCACCCAGGAGTTCATCACGCACAACTCGGCCGGATTCGCTCGGGTACGCGCGGCCGACACTGATCCGGATGGCCGGGACACGCTGGGTGCGACCCTGACCAAGGCGGGCGGCCGGGTCCTCCAGGAGCCCGACGGTGCACTGCGCGTGACCGGGCTGGAGCTGCCGCGCATCTCGGATCTCGCGCACGAGGCGGGCGTACGGCTGTGGGAGCTGTCACCCCACCGGGCCTCGCTGGAGGAGGCCTACATGCGGATGACCCAGTCCTCCGTCGAGTACACCTCCTCCGATGACCCGCGGGCCGAGCTGTGGGAGCCGGAGCCGCTGAGCGTCCCGGCGTGGGAGGAGGAGCCGCAGGCTCCCGAGGTCCCGCAGAGCGGCTTCTACGCGCCCCCGCCGCCCGGCGCGGGCGGGCAGCCCTTCCTGATGCCCAGCAGCCCCGGCGAGCTCGCCGGAGCCGCCCAGAACAACCCCGAGGACGCCCGATGA
- a CDS encoding SCO5389 family protein: MSLDVSPALLEQAERGEVDEAAFVDCVRTSLPYAWEMISSLVAQLKVDGGQFADNQTPPPDEQARGQLLRALASDAIRGALQRHFGVRLAFQNCHRVAVFPLDPSVDDRLAKFTSIRGQLLNQSPELRDC; this comes from the coding sequence ATGTCGCTCGACGTCTCACCGGCCCTACTCGAACAGGCCGAGCGAGGCGAGGTCGACGAAGCCGCCTTCGTCGACTGCGTCCGGACCTCCCTGCCCTACGCATGGGAGATGATCAGCTCGCTGGTGGCCCAGCTGAAGGTGGACGGCGGACAGTTCGCCGACAACCAGACGCCGCCGCCCGACGAGCAGGCGCGCGGGCAGTTGCTGCGCGCTCTCGCGAGTGACGCGATACGCGGTGCGCTGCAGCGGCACTTCGGAGTACGCCTGGCCTTCCAGAACTGTCACCGGGTAGCGGTGTTCCCGCTGGATCCCTCGGTGGACGACCGGCTGGCCAAGTTCACTTCGATCCGCGGCCAGCTGCTCAACCAGTCGCCCGAACTGCGGGACTGCTAG
- a CDS encoding ATP/GTP-binding protein has protein sequence MSPRHNRPRGGGNPADRSDSGAGSGSGPGGMDRYGLERTEEYQGEDWKVRHVAGASAQGKRYRCPGCDQEIPSGTPHLVAWPEYGGVDDRRHWHKACWNAKDRRTSRVQRSRNAPKY, from the coding sequence GTGTCACCGCGCCACAACCGCCCCAGGGGCGGCGGGAATCCAGCCGACCGTTCGGACTCGGGTGCCGGCTCGGGGAGCGGCCCGGGCGGCATGGACCGGTACGGGCTGGAGCGCACCGAGGAGTACCAGGGCGAGGACTGGAAGGTCCGGCACGTCGCCGGCGCCAGCGCGCAGGGCAAGCGCTACCGCTGCCCCGGCTGCGACCAGGAGATCCCCTCCGGCACCCCGCACCTGGTGGCCTGGCCGGAGTACGGCGGCGTGGACGACCGGCGCCACTGGCACAAGGCCTGCTGGAACGCGAAGGACCGCCGCACCTCGCGGGTGCAGCGGTCCCGTAACGCGCCGAAGTACTAG
- a CDS encoding ATP-binding protein, protein MDRTEKQADPQEQPSGPPGAPGMSGTPGTPGTPARIVTLTAGEYTLTVNPVDGSEIEPHRPGAETGRPAKRDAAARRARDEAARPPVLPGPHLPATPLLERAEEKERLVRLLGRGRSVRLTGPAGSGRTALLDTVADACAGLAPDGVVRLSGRGYQQPLELLYALYATVYEATEVRPDRIDLLARVRDIGAVVLLDDLEIGGTALDELLRATPECAYLLAATPDIKSPSDDSHLEEVFLGGLGKADCLELLEAGLGRPLTDLESAWASDLRFASEGLPLRFVQAAALLRQRDELNHAAEDDDEEEPGVFEERPRDTAQVPLPTLAEGAAPAELLASRVSESARAALRIACALGGEMPHHAHLPALVGDTHADTAVAELLGCGLLTPVGARYRLAAGVARQLEEAGYGETAPEEARTAARHYAWWTGHTSVTPERVAVETDAVLAALGGADVVAAVLLARTAAPAFAASLRWEAWERVLRAGSEAARKAGEVAEQAYFHHELGVLALCEGRLDRARAELEASIGLRGALADKRGTVAGRRALALVTDRETAAAGAAVSPPLRLEPPVGPSAAPEAVTRPTPLGALGPAKPAGPAAVTAPLSSAASEAVTRVAPVTPVKPVTPVKSVTPMASVAPVTPVTSVTPVTPLTPVTPVTSVTPLESQAPGVRRPVNPTTLSQVFEDAFPMAPKSAPEPAPEPARRPDRRRPALLAAAGVFTVVALGTVVSLTMGSPDAPSAPSHGPSGSPTPKPLLPQVVPSTGGNDPAPEPPASAPQSEEAPSPEQSDNTPAPGRTPVRTPSQRPSPTPPKSPTPPTGSPTPTQSSPDPTVSHSPSPVPTETAASPTAPPVTNSVSASAT, encoded by the coding sequence ATGGACCGAACAGAGAAGCAGGCCGATCCGCAGGAGCAGCCCTCCGGCCCGCCCGGAGCGCCTGGCATGTCCGGAACGCCCGGAACGCCCGGAACGCCCGCGCGGATCGTCACCCTGACCGCCGGGGAGTACACCCTCACCGTCAACCCGGTCGACGGCAGTGAGATAGAACCGCACCGCCCCGGCGCCGAAACCGGCCGCCCCGCCAAGCGCGACGCGGCCGCCCGCAGGGCCCGGGACGAGGCCGCACGGCCGCCCGTACTGCCCGGCCCGCACCTGCCCGCCACGCCGCTGCTGGAGCGCGCGGAGGAGAAGGAGCGGCTCGTACGGCTGCTGGGCCGGGGCCGGTCCGTACGGCTGACGGGACCCGCCGGATCGGGCCGCACCGCCCTGCTCGACACCGTGGCCGACGCCTGCGCGGGCCTCGCGCCCGACGGCGTCGTACGGCTCTCCGGGCGCGGCTACCAGCAGCCCCTGGAGCTGCTGTACGCGCTGTACGCGACCGTGTACGAGGCCACGGAGGTGCGGCCGGACCGGATCGACCTCCTCGCCCGCGTCCGCGACATCGGCGCCGTCGTCCTCCTCGACGACCTGGAGATCGGCGGCACCGCCCTCGACGAACTGCTGCGCGCCACCCCCGAGTGCGCCTACCTGCTGGCCGCGACCCCCGACATCAAGTCCCCCTCCGACGACTCGCACCTGGAGGAGGTCTTCCTCGGCGGGCTCGGCAAGGCCGACTGCCTGGAACTGCTGGAGGCCGGCCTCGGACGGCCCCTGACGGACCTGGAGAGCGCCTGGGCGAGCGACCTGCGGTTCGCCTCCGAGGGGCTGCCGCTGCGCTTCGTACAGGCCGCCGCACTGCTGCGGCAGCGGGACGAGCTCAACCACGCCGCCGAGGACGACGACGAGGAAGAGCCCGGAGTCTTCGAGGAACGCCCGCGCGACACGGCCCAGGTACCGCTGCCGACGCTGGCCGAAGGCGCGGCCCCCGCCGAACTGCTGGCCTCGCGCGTCAGCGAGTCGGCGCGCGCGGCCCTGCGCATCGCGTGCGCGCTGGGCGGGGAGATGCCGCACCACGCGCACCTGCCCGCGCTGGTGGGGGACACCCACGCGGACACGGCGGTGGCGGAACTGCTGGGCTGCGGGCTGCTCACCCCGGTCGGCGCGCGCTACCGGCTGGCCGCGGGCGTGGCCCGGCAGCTGGAGGAGGCCGGGTACGGGGAGACCGCGCCGGAGGAGGCCCGTACGGCCGCCCGGCACTACGCCTGGTGGACCGGGCACACCTCGGTGACCCCGGAGCGGGTCGCGGTGGAGACGGACGCGGTGCTCGCGGCGCTGGGCGGCGCCGACGTGGTGGCTGCCGTACTGCTGGCCCGTACGGCCGCTCCGGCGTTCGCGGCCTCGCTGCGCTGGGAGGCGTGGGAGCGGGTGCTGCGCGCGGGTTCCGAGGCCGCCCGGAAGGCGGGCGAGGTCGCGGAGCAGGCGTACTTCCACCACGAGCTCGGCGTGCTCGCGCTGTGCGAGGGCCGGCTGGACCGGGCGCGGGCCGAGCTGGAGGCGTCGATCGGGCTGCGGGGTGCCCTCGCCGACAAGCGGGGCACCGTGGCGGGCCGGCGGGCGCTGGCGCTGGTCACGGACCGGGAGACGGCCGCGGCCGGGGCGGCTGTGTCGCCGCCGCTGCGGCTGGAGCCGCCGGTGGGGCCGTCCGCCGCCCCGGAGGCCGTGACGCGGCCGACTCCGCTGGGTGCGCTGGGTCCCGCGAAGCCGGCCGGCCCGGCGGCCGTGACGGCTCCGCTGTCCTCGGCGGCTTCGGAGGCGGTGACCCGGGTGGCGCCCGTGACGCCGGTGAAGCCCGTGACCCCGGTGAAGTCGGTGACGCCCATGGCGTCCGTAGCGCCGGTGACGCCCGTGACGTCCGTGACCCCTGTGACGCCCCTGACGCCCGTGACCCCCGTAACGTCCGTGACCCCCCTGGAGTCGCAGGCGCCGGGCGTACGGCGCCCGGTGAACCCGACGACGCTGTCGCAGGTGTTCGAGGACGCCTTCCCGATGGCGCCGAAGTCCGCCCCCGAGCCCGCACCGGAACCCGCGCGGCGGCCCGACCGGCGCCGCCCCGCCCTGCTGGCCGCCGCCGGGGTGTTCACGGTGGTGGCGCTGGGCACGGTGGTGAGCCTGACGATGGGCTCCCCGGACGCCCCGTCGGCGCCCTCGCACGGGCCGTCGGGGTCCCCGACCCCGAAGCCGCTGCTGCCTCAGGTGGTGCCGAGCACCGGCGGGAACGATCCTGCACCGGAGCCGCCCGCGTCCGCCCCGCAGTCGGAGGAAGCCCCTTCGCCGGAGCAGAGCGACAACACCCCGGCGCCCGGCCGGACCCCGGTCCGTACCCCGTCGCAGCGCCCGTCCCCGACGCCGCCGAAGTCCCCGACGCCGCCGACCGGTTCGCCGACGCCCACGCAGTCCTCCCCGGACCCGACCGTGTCGCATTCGCCGTCGCCCGTACCCACGGAGACCGCGGCGTCGCCCACGGCGCCGCCCGTCACGAACTCGGTCTCGGCCTCCGCGACGTGA
- a CDS encoding ABC transporter ATP-binding protein, which produces MIELEGLTKRFGAKTAVDHLSFQVKPGVVTGFLGPNGAGKSTTMRMMLDLDNPTSGTVRIDGKHYRDLPEPLKYIGALLDAKAMHGGRSAYNNLLCLAQSNRIPESRVSEVLDMVGLTAVAKKKSKGFSLGMGQRLGIAAALLGDPEILMFDEPVNGLDPEGILWIRNLMKGLASEGRTIFVSSHLMSEMALTADHLVVIGQGKLLADTSMADFIHQNSRSYTRVRSPQQERLKDVLHESGIAAVQVPGTGTLEIDAVTAEQIGELAAQHQIVLHELSPQRASLEEAFMRMTADSVEYHAHAPGGPLHNPARPADVPAWGAGFEATRKGGE; this is translated from the coding sequence ATGATCGAGCTTGAGGGCCTTACCAAACGATTCGGCGCGAAGACCGCCGTGGACCACCTCAGCTTCCAGGTCAAACCGGGGGTGGTGACCGGCTTCCTCGGCCCCAACGGGGCCGGGAAGTCCACGACCATGCGCATGATGCTCGACCTCGACAATCCGACCAGCGGGACGGTCCGGATCGACGGGAAGCACTACCGGGACCTGCCGGAGCCACTGAAGTACATCGGCGCACTGCTGGACGCCAAGGCCATGCACGGCGGCCGCAGCGCCTACAACAACCTTCTCTGCCTTGCCCAGTCGAACCGGATCCCGGAGAGCCGGGTCTCCGAGGTGCTGGACATGGTCGGGTTGACGGCCGTGGCGAAGAAGAAGTCGAAAGGATTTTCGCTCGGTATGGGGCAGCGGCTGGGAATCGCCGCCGCCCTGCTCGGCGATCCGGAGATCCTGATGTTCGACGAACCCGTCAATGGTCTGGACCCCGAGGGGATTCTCTGGATCAGGAATCTTATGAAGGGGCTGGCCTCGGAAGGCCGGACGATCTTCGTTTCTTCTCACTTGATGAGCGAAATGGCCCTGACCGCAGACCATTTGGTCGTGATCGGACAGGGAAAGCTGCTGGCTGACACGTCCATGGCCGATTTCATCCACCAGAACTCGCGCAGTTACACACGCGTGCGTTCCCCTCAGCAGGAGCGGCTGAAGGACGTACTGCACGAATCCGGCATCGCTGCCGTCCAGGTGCCCGGCACGGGCACGCTGGAGATCGACGCGGTGACCGCCGAGCAAATCGGCGAGCTGGCCGCCCAGCACCAGATCGTCCTGCACGAACTCAGCCCGCAACGGGCTTCACTGGAAGAAGCGTTCATGCGCATGACGGCGGACTCCGTCGAGTACCACGCCCACGCGCCGGGGGGCCCGCTGCACAATCCGGCCCGGCCCGCCGACGTACCCGCGTGGGGCGCCGGCTTCGAGGCGACGCGCAAGGGCGGCGAGTGA
- a CDS encoding STAS domain-containing protein — MHIRGDHAELAVGGRLDVRSAADARTALHTALDDGHGDLVLDLTGLDSWDATGLGVIMGAHRRAGRTGRRLVLRGVPPQMQRLLVATRLHRILAIEGGLEAESLPRV, encoded by the coding sequence ATGCACATCAGGGGCGACCACGCCGAACTCGCTGTCGGGGGTCGTCTCGACGTGCGCAGCGCGGCGGACGCCCGTACGGCCTTGCACACCGCCCTCGACGACGGCCACGGCGATCTCGTGCTCGACCTCACCGGGCTCGACTCCTGGGACGCCACCGGACTCGGCGTGATCATGGGCGCGCACCGCAGGGCCGGCCGGACCGGGCGGCGCCTCGTCCTGCGCGGAGTGCCGCCGCAGATGCAGCGGCTGCTCGTCGCCACCCGCCTGCACCGGATCCTCGCGATCGAGGGCGGACTGGAAGCCGAGTCCCTGCCCCGGGTGTGA
- the nucS gene encoding endonuclease NucS — protein sequence MRLVIARCSVDYAGRLTAHLPSAPRLILVKADGSVSIHADDRAYKPLNWMSPPCTLKEGTGDDAGVWTVVNKAGEKLIITMEEVLHDSSHELGTDPGLIKDGVEAHLQELLADRIDTLGEGYTLIRREYMTAIGPVDILCRDSSGATVAVEIKRRGEIDGVEQLTRYLELLNRDPHLAPVRGIFAAQEIKPQAKVLANDRGMDCVVLDYNALRGIEDDKLRLF from the coding sequence ATGCGTCTCGTCATTGCCCGCTGCTCCGTCGACTACGCGGGCCGGCTCACCGCCCATCTGCCCTCGGCACCCCGTCTGATCCTCGTGAAGGCTGACGGCAGTGTCTCGATCCACGCGGACGACCGGGCGTACAAACCGCTCAACTGGATGTCCCCTCCGTGCACCCTCAAGGAGGGGACGGGTGACGACGCCGGTGTGTGGACGGTCGTCAACAAGGCGGGCGAGAAGCTCATCATCACGATGGAGGAAGTCCTCCACGACTCCTCCCACGAGCTGGGCACCGACCCGGGGCTCATCAAGGACGGCGTCGAGGCGCACCTCCAGGAGCTGCTCGCCGACCGCATCGACACGCTGGGCGAGGGCTACACCCTGATCCGGCGCGAGTACATGACGGCCATCGGCCCGGTGGACATCCTGTGCCGGGACTCCTCCGGTGCGACGGTGGCCGTGGAGATCAAGCGGCGCGGCGAGATCGACGGCGTCGAGCAGCTGACACGCTACCTGGAGCTCCTCAACCGCGACCCGCACCTGGCCCCGGTCCGGGGAATCTTCGCGGCGCAGGAGATCAAGCCGCAGGCCAAGGTGCTGGCCAACGACCGCGGGATGGACTGCGTGGTGCTGGACTACAACGCGCTGCGCGGCATCGAGGACGACAAGCTCCGCCTGTTCTGA
- a CDS encoding ABC transporter permease: MAFSAVLNSEWTKIRTVASTSWTLATAFLITVAIGAGLCAVVSATFEDLPETQQVTFDATQMSFSGMLLGQVAMLVFGAMVVGSEYSTGMIRTSLAAVPSRARLLLGKVTAATVLALVAGLATGFVSFFLGQALLGDHGIGLGGENVLRAVIGVGLYMALLVLFAIGVSMMLRNTAASIVILITFILVLPIVLSVVDATRKIAYYLPNQAGSAIMQTVPASMTDSDVPYGPWGGLGLMALWALAAVLGGYLVLKKRDA, translated from the coding sequence ATGGCCTTCTCCGCAGTTCTGAACTCCGAGTGGACCAAGATCCGTACGGTCGCCTCCACCAGCTGGACCCTCGCCACCGCGTTCCTGATCACCGTCGCCATCGGTGCCGGGCTGTGCGCCGTGGTCAGCGCGACCTTCGAAGACCTGCCCGAGACCCAGCAGGTCACCTTCGACGCCACCCAGATGAGCTTCTCCGGGATGCTCCTGGGACAGGTTGCGATGCTCGTCTTCGGGGCGATGGTGGTCGGCAGCGAGTACAGCACCGGCATGATCCGCACCTCCCTCGCAGCCGTACCCAGCCGCGCCCGCCTGCTCCTCGGCAAGGTCACCGCGGCGACCGTCCTGGCGCTGGTGGCGGGCCTTGCCACCGGCTTCGTGTCCTTCTTCCTCGGCCAGGCACTCCTCGGCGACCACGGCATCGGGCTGGGCGGTGAGAACGTGCTGCGCGCGGTGATCGGCGTGGGCCTGTACATGGCGCTGCTCGTGCTGTTCGCCATCGGCGTGTCGATGATGCTGCGGAACACGGCCGCCTCGATCGTCATCCTGATCACCTTCATCCTGGTCCTGCCGATCGTCCTCAGCGTGGTCGACGCCACCCGCAAGATCGCTTACTACCTGCCCAACCAGGCCGGTTCCGCGATCATGCAGACCGTGCCGGCGTCCATGACCGACTCGGACGTGCCCTACGGGCCGTGGGGCGGTCTCGGGCTCATGGCGCTGTGGGCGCTCGCCGCGGTACTCGGGGGCTACCTGGTCCTCAAGAAGCGCGACGCCTGA
- a CDS encoding LLM class flavin-dependent oxidoreductase has protein sequence MRVGAFILAAQFPGQGQGEALHRAVRTAEVAEEAGLDSVWLAEHHFVPYGVCPSAVTLAALMLGRTRRLRVGTAVSVLPNVHPVALGEQAALLHLTSGGRFSLGVGRGGPWVDLEVFGGGADAYENGFPEALDLLRRWLTEARVGASGERYAFREVAVVPRPSEALDGDGTGPEVIVACTSPTSVRLAAERGLPMLLGMHCGDEDKAAMVALWRRTALAAGHPPEHVAGAGHVSAGVCQLADRSADAREVLLKALPGWLKQGLDAHVTVDGRARAMRDPVAYTELLCELHPVGTPKRAADRLAATSERTGITRFALLSEGSGDLAATEENVRRLGAEVLPRLG, from the coding sequence ATGCGCGTAGGAGCGTTCATTCTGGCGGCCCAGTTCCCGGGTCAGGGACAGGGTGAGGCACTGCACAGGGCGGTACGGACCGCCGAGGTGGCCGAGGAGGCCGGGCTCGACTCGGTCTGGCTCGCCGAGCACCACTTCGTCCCGTACGGGGTCTGCCCGTCGGCGGTGACCCTGGCGGCCCTGATGCTCGGCCGGACCCGCCGGCTGCGGGTCGGCACGGCGGTGAGCGTGCTGCCGAACGTCCATCCGGTGGCCCTCGGGGAGCAGGCGGCGCTGCTGCACCTGACCTCGGGCGGCCGGTTCTCCCTCGGGGTGGGGCGCGGCGGCCCGTGGGTGGACCTGGAGGTGTTCGGCGGCGGCGCGGACGCGTACGAGAACGGCTTCCCGGAAGCCCTGGACCTGCTGCGGCGCTGGCTGACCGAAGCGCGGGTGGGTGCCTCCGGCGAGCGGTACGCCTTCCGCGAGGTGGCCGTCGTACCGCGGCCGTCGGAGGCGCTGGACGGGGACGGGACCGGTCCGGAGGTCATCGTGGCCTGCACGTCGCCGACGTCGGTACGACTGGCCGCGGAGCGGGGGCTGCCGATGCTGCTGGGCATGCACTGCGGGGACGAGGACAAGGCGGCGATGGTCGCACTGTGGCGGCGTACGGCGCTGGCGGCGGGCCACCCGCCGGAGCACGTGGCCGGAGCGGGGCACGTGTCGGCCGGGGTGTGCCAGCTGGCGGACCGCTCGGCGGACGCCCGCGAGGTGCTGCTGAAGGCGCTGCCGGGATGGCTGAAGCAGGGCCTGGACGCGCATGTGACGGTGGACGGCCGGGCGCGCGCGATGCGGGATCCGGTTGCGTACACGGAGCTCCTGTGCGAACTGCACCCGGTGGGCACCCCGAAGCGGGCGGCGGACCGGCTGGCGGCCACCTCCGAGCGCACCGGCATCACGCGGTTCGCGCTGCTGTCGGAGGGCTCCGGCGATCTCGCCGCGACGGAGGAGAACGTCCGGCGCCTCGGCGCCGAAGTCCTGCCCCGTCTCGGCTGA
- a CDS encoding cellulose-binding protein yields the protein MSDTSSPFGFELVRRGYDRGQVDDRITKLVSDRDSALGRINSLEKRIEELHLETQNAQAQVSDAEPSYAGLGARVEKILRLAEEEAKDLREEARRAAEQHRELAESAAQTVRNDAESFAADRKSKAEDEGVRIVEKAKGDASTLRAEAQKDAASKREEADALFEETRAKAAQAAADFETNLAKRREQSERDLASRQAKAEKRLAEIEHRAEQLRLEAEKLRTDAERRARQTVETAQRQAEDIVADANAKADRIRSESERELAALTNRRDSINAQLTNVREMLATLTGAAVAAATPIVDDEPVTRGVPAQQSR from the coding sequence ATGAGCGACACTTCCTCCCCCTTCGGCTTCGAGCTCGTGCGGCGTGGTTACGACCGTGGTCAGGTGGACGACCGCATTACCAAGCTGGTCTCCGACCGCGACAGCGCCCTTGGACGTATCAACTCTCTGGAAAAGCGGATCGAGGAGTTGCACCTCGAGACGCAGAACGCCCAGGCCCAGGTGAGCGACGCGGAGCCGTCGTACGCCGGTCTCGGCGCCCGGGTCGAGAAGATCCTGCGGCTGGCCGAGGAGGAGGCGAAGGACCTGCGCGAGGAGGCCCGTCGCGCGGCCGAGCAGCACCGGGAGCTCGCGGAGTCGGCCGCCCAGACCGTGCGCAACGACGCCGAGTCGTTCGCCGCCGACCGCAAGTCGAAGGCGGAGGACGAGGGCGTCCGCATCGTCGAGAAGGCCAAGGGCGACGCGTCGACACTGCGCGCGGAGGCCCAGAAGGACGCCGCCTCCAAGCGCGAGGAGGCCGACGCGCTGTTCGAGGAGACCCGCGCGAAGGCCGCCCAGGCCGCCGCGGACTTCGAGACCAACCTGGCCAAGCGCCGTGAGCAGTCCGAGCGCGACCTGGCCTCGCGTCAGGCCAAGGCCGAGAAGCGCCTCGCGGAGATCGAGCACCGCGCGGAGCAGCTGCGCCTGGAGGCCGAGAAGCTGCGTACGGACGCGGAGCGCCGTGCCCGCCAGACCGTGGAGACCGCGCAGCGCCAGGCCGAGGACATCGTGGCCGACGCCAACGCCAAGGCCGACCGCATCCGCAGCGAGTCGGAGCGCGAGCTGGCGGCGCTCACCAACCGCCGCGACTCCATCAACGCGCAGCTCACCAACGTCCGCGAGATGCTGGCGACGCTCACCGGTGCGGCCGTCGCGGCGGCCACCCCGATCGTCGACGACGAGCCGGTCACCCGTGGTGTCCCGGCGCAGCAGAGCCGCTAG
- a CDS encoding ABC transporter permease → MTGPTPSGATTTGPATAGPAPLPTSRPYLGHALASEWTKMTSVRSTVWTLGSLVVVVVGIGLLVITQTDDGAFREIAYTSPALFGLLVGQIAVIVLGVLTITSEHATGLVRTTFTAAPERHRVLTAKYVVFSLTALVATTGSVGLVGTAAAIVHGGPGAGPHGVSEWFGALAGSLYVTLLGVLALAVGALLRHSAGAIAVMLGLVTLPPVIGAMLISWRETMPIGETIITYNAPVAMMQLFGMPGGSETGAAPSDFSHLLLILLVTGGAVAASYATVGRRDV, encoded by the coding sequence ATGACCGGCCCCACGCCCAGCGGCGCGACGACGACCGGCCCGGCGACGGCCGGCCCCGCACCGCTGCCCACGTCGCGGCCGTACCTGGGGCACGCCCTCGCCTCGGAGTGGACCAAGATGACCTCCGTGCGCTCCACGGTGTGGACGCTCGGCTCCCTCGTGGTGGTCGTCGTTGGGATCGGGCTGCTCGTCATCACGCAGACCGACGACGGCGCCTTCCGGGAGATCGCGTACACCTCGCCGGCCCTGTTCGGCCTGCTGGTCGGGCAGATCGCGGTGATAGTCCTCGGCGTCCTGACGATCACCTCCGAGCACGCCACCGGTCTGGTGCGGACCACCTTCACCGCCGCCCCGGAGCGGCACCGGGTGCTCACCGCCAAGTACGTCGTGTTCAGCCTCACCGCCCTCGTGGCCACCACCGGGTCCGTCGGCCTGGTCGGCACGGCCGCCGCGATCGTGCACGGCGGCCCGGGCGCGGGACCGCACGGGGTGTCCGAGTGGTTCGGCGCGCTGGCCGGCAGCCTCTACGTCACCCTCCTCGGGGTGCTCGCGCTCGCCGTCGGCGCGCTGCTGAGGCATTCGGCCGGGGCGATCGCTGTGATGCTGGGCCTCGTCACGCTCCCGCCGGTGATAGGCGCGATGCTCATCAGCTGGCGGGAGACCATGCCCATCGGCGAAACGATCATCACGTACAACGCGCCCGTGGCGATGATGCAGCTGTTCGGCATGCCGGGCGGCAGCGAGACCGGCGCGGCGCCCTCCGACTTCTCCCACCTGCTGCTGATCCTGCTGGTCACGGGCGGCGCGGTGGCCGCCTCGTACGCGACGGTCGGCCGCCGGGACGTCTAG